CGAAACCATTTCCACCCTAATGCAAGTTTAGTGGTAAAATATGATGGAAAAGAAGTTGTCGAACTTGGAATCCTTCATACTCGATTTGCTGATGTGTATGATGTAAAACGTAGGGTCATTTTGTCCAAAATCAACATGGAAGTGTTAGCTGAAATTTGGGAAACCCATGGAAGGAATTCTCATTTCAATCCGCCATCCCATTTTCCACAAGGCCAATTGGATCTTTCACTTCTCATGAATGAATCGGATCCAACTGAATCTTTTGCAAATTTGGTAAAAACATTACAAATTCCAGAATTAGAGTCTGTGTATGTCCAAACGATTTTCCAGGGTGATTCGGTGGGAGAGGGCAAAAAATCGGTTACATATCGTTTCCGGCTTATGTCCTATGATAAAACCTTTACCCAAGAACGTTTTAAGGAACTTTCAGACAGTTTGGTGACAACGGCAAAAGACAACGGTTATACCTTACGATAAATTTGCTTTGACAAATCCCAATTTTTATTGGGAAATCGTTCGAGTTTATGCGATTCATCTTTTTGATCATTCTTTCGGGAACTTTGTTTTCCTGTTCCCGATGGGAGATCCAAAAGTCCATCAGTGACGAAAGTTTTACACCCCAAAAGATTGATTATGCGATCCAATCAGGAAACGAAACTAATCAACAAAAACTCCGGTGGACACCGATTTTCAAAAACACCTTAAGTTTAGGTTTCCAATCAGAACATATTTATCTCAAAATCAAAGCCACAAACTTAACATCTGTTAACAAACTAATATTAGATTTAGGAAACCCACATTTAGACTTTATCCGAGTGTATGAAGAAGGAAATCCAGAGCCCATTAAAGAAGGTGGTGATTTTATCGCTCATTCGCATTGGGATGCATTTTCTAAATCCATTGCTTTTGAACTGAATTGGCCTGCTGGCGAAACAAAAACTCTCATTTTAGAAACCAAATCATCATCAAATATCAGTTATCTCATCCGCTTTTATTCCAAAGAAACATTTTATCTAAAGGAAAATTTAGAAAATACAATCTTAGGTTTTTTTTACGGCACCATTTTTATCATGGTGATTTATAATTTATTCATCTATTTCATCTTAAAAGAAAAAGCATACATCACCTATTCGGTTTCTATTTTTTGTAATCTATTGTTACAAATGTATCTGAATGGAATATTAAATCAAATTTTCACTTTAGACCATCCGGAAATACACAATCGAATTGGTAGTGTCATTGTAACATGTTCTGCCATCACTGGTTGGACATTTGCCCAACAAACTTTAAACTTACGTGATTTTAATCCTTGTTCCAATCGCCTTATCCAAACTCTAAAATTCATTGTATTGTTTTATATTTTAATTCCATACGCTTATTTACCAATTGAGATCGCAGTTCGGATTGGAAATTTTATCGCACAATTATTCGTTGTATCTGTGTTAGTTGTAGCATTAGTCAACTACAGTACGGGAAACAAACAAGCTAGATTGTTTTTGTTTGGTTGGAGCACCTTACTCTTTGGAATATTAATGTATACGTTGATGCAAAACGGAGTACTTCCTGTCAATGTCTTCACTATTTATGGAAACCAAATTGGTTCCACATTAGAAGCTGGCATTTTGTCTCTTGCTCTCGCGAATAAAATCAATGAGCTCAAAGAAGAAAAGGCGAATACACAAGCCGAAGCACTTGTCACTTTAGAAGAAAAGGTGAGAGAACGAACGAAAACCTTGGACGAATCATTAAACCTCATCAAAAAGGATTTAAACGTCGCCAAAAAAATCCAAAAAACATTATTCTCTGATATCAAAACCAGTGATCCACGAATCCATTTCCATTCGTATTACCAATCTATGTCCGAAGTGGGTGGTGATTTTTATGACCTCACCCAAGTAAAAGCTGACTACTATCGAATCTTTGTTGCGGATGCAACGGGGCACGGAATCCAAGCAGCACTCATAACTATGGCAATCAAAGCTGAGTATGAATCACTCAAAATGATTTATGACCATCCTGATGATTTGGTTTTTCATATGAACCAAATTTTCATCAATAAATACAGCAATATCCAAACTATATTTACATGTTCAGTCTGCGACATCGACTTAAAGAACAAACAATTGTTTTATGCATCTGCAGGCCATCCTGACCAAATCCACCAAAGAATCTATGATATCAAACTTTTACCTAGAACAGGTAAAATCATTGGACTCATGGACCATACGCAATACAGACTCATTGAACACCAAATCGAAGAAGGTGACCGAATCTTTTTATTCACGGATGGAATCTTTGAACAATTCAATGAAGAAAAAGAACTATTCGGTGAAGATAGACTCTATGAAATATTAAAAGAAAACCTAAAACTAAGCTTAGACCATACGATGGCAAAAGTGTTAAGTGAACTCTCTTTGTTCACTGATGGACAAGCAAAACAAGACGACATTACATTTATCGGTTGCGAAATTCAAAGTCTAGGTTGACTTTGATCCATGTCCTACAATCAAATTCCTATTTTTGCAAAACCATTCATCCATCCAAACGCCACAGCATTTGGGATGGTAGAATTTGGTACTTCTGTTTCGATTTGGCCTGGTGCTGTTGTTCGTGCTGACATGAACAAAATCAAACTTGGAGATTATGTAAACATCCAAGATAATTCCACTTTACATACTGATTCAACAAGTCCTATCTCTATCGGCGAATGGACATTAGTTGGTCATAATGTGATGATCCATGGATGCAAAATAGGAAGAGCTGTACTCGTTGGAATTGGATCCATCGTTTTGGATAATGCAGAAATTGGGGATGGATCTCAAATCGCAGCAGGGTGTATGATCCGTGGAGGGAAAAAAATTCCACCACGTTCACTTGTTGTACCCAATGGTTCCGATATTAAAATTTTCCCAGGAAAAGCAAAACCAGAATTAACAGTGGCAGGATGTATCGAGTATGCTCATCTTTCCGTACGTTTTGCACAAAATATTTTTGTTCCCTTTCAAAAAGAAGAAGAAGTACATTTTGTATCGCAAGCAAAAGAAATTTTGACAAAACTGGGAATCTAAAGATTGATTTTGTTGATTCAACTGTCTAATCCTTAGAATTTTAAAATTTATTGATTCATGAATTCCTTTTTAAATAAAATCAAAGTCCTTGGTATCTTTTCCATTACCCAAACCGTATTCCAAATTGGGACAGTGATGATTATGGCGGTTTCTGCACTGGCTGGGCAAACCATTAGCCCTTCTCCGGAATCCGCCTCACTCCCCGTTTCCTTTGTGATCCTTGGAACTTTGATAGGTTTGGTCCCCGCATCAAGATTTATGAAAAGGCAAGGGAGTAAATATGGACTTCTCCTTGGTACAATCATTGGCATCTTTGGAGCCATACTTGCGGCCTATGCGATTTGGGAAAAAAGTTTTATTTTATTTTCCATAGCACACTTGTTATTCGGACTTCACCAATCATTTATCCAATACCTTCGTTTTGTTGCAATGGAATCTGTACCAACCCATGATAGGGCGAGTGCATTGTCATGGATTTTAATCGCAGGAATACCAGCAGCGTTTCTCGGCCCACTTGCTGGATTACAAGGGAAAGAACTCTTTCCCACATCCTTATTTTTGGGATGTTATTTCATCCTAATTGTTTCTCTTTCCCTACAATTTTTATTAATCACCTTCTTACCTTCACCTAGTAAACGTTTCACGACAGAACACGAATTGGAACACCAAGAAAGTGAAAGAGAAAAAGTAAGACCATTTTCCTATCATGTTAGAAATTTAGGACTATGGGTTTCGATTCTTTCAACTTCTTTTGGATTTGGACTGATGGCAATGCTTATGACAGCAGTTCCAGTTGCGATGAAATCACATGGTCATGAAATGCATTCATCCACACTGGTATTACAATGGCATGTTTTAGGAATGTACATCCCTTCCTTTTTCTCTGGAGTTTTAGTTCGTAAAATGACAGCACCTTACTTAATTTTGATGGGAGTTTTTGTGATGGGATTAGAAGTAGTTTCAGCTATCCAAGGAACAGAATTTTTACCATTTGCCATCGCATTGATATTACTTGGTATTGGTTGGAACTTTATGTATGTTGGAGGTACAAATCTCCTTGTGGAACAATACCATCCAGCGGAAAAAAATACAATCCAAGCTGTCAACGACACAATCGTATATTCGATCGCCATCTTATCCACATATAGCGCAGGGTATTTGGAACACAAAATAGGTTGGTTGTCACTTAATCTGGTGAGCATTCCATTTTTAGTTTTTGTCTCAATTGTGACAATTTATTACGTCATAACAAAAAGGAAGGTCATTCCACATGGATCATAAAGAACATTGGGAGATCATTTACACAGAAAAACAACCGAACCAAGTCAGTTGGACTCAGGAAACTCCATCAATCTCCTTACAATTGATCCAAAATACAAATTTACCTACGTCAGCAAAAATCATTGATGTGGGTGGTGGAGAGTCCAATTTAGTAGATCATCTATTGGAACTTGGTTACAATCATCTATCAGTGTTAGACATTAGCCAAAATGCTTTAAACAGATGCAAACAAAGATTAGGTGAAAGCGGAAAAAATATTGAGTGGATTGTTTCTGACATCACTTTATTCCAATCCGAAATCAAATACGATATTTGGCATGACAGAGCAGTCTTTCATTTCCAAACAGAACCTGATACGATTTCAAAGTATAAATCGAATTTGATCAATGCTTTAAATGATAATGGCCAATTCATCATTGGAACCTTTAGTGATCTAGGTCCCAAAAAATGTAGTGGCCTTGAAATCAAACAGTATACGGAAAAAACTCTAACAGATACCTTTTCCCCAGAATTTTCACCAATTGAGTTCCAAAGGGAAGATCATCATACACCATTTGGGACAGTTCAAAATTTTGTCTTTGGTAGATTTCAAAAAAAATAACAGCGTGTAAGATTACGAGTTTAGCTATGCAAAAAGAAATACAATCATTTGAATCCATCGTAGGATTACATATCAAAGACGAAACATTATATTCAGAATATAGAAACGCAATGAAAGGACTTTTGGAACAATACGAACGTTATATGGACTAACTGATCTTTCGACTCGCTTTAATTTTCGCTGCAAATTCTTTAGCCATTTCAATACGCATTTTTCCTTCTGCAAACCGACGTTTTTCGAGATCCGTTTCCAATTTTAAAGGAGGTACTGGAGCAGGTTTTTTATTTTCATCTAATGCAACAAACGAAAGATAAGCGGTAGTAGCTCTCACCATTTCTCCAGTATAAGGATTTTCACGATTCACTTGCACACCCACTTCCATCGAAGTAGTACCTACATAGTTTACCATAGCTTTTAAATTTACATGATCTCCGATCTGGATGGGTGTTATAAAATTGATACGATCAATGCTGACAGTCACTGCTTCTCTACCAGAATGTCTTTGGGCGGCCATGACCGCAATTAAATCGATCCAACTCATAATTGCACCACCAAATGCAGTTCCGTAATGGTTGGCATCGTTTGGAAGAACGACATGTCGAGTTTCTACAGCCGATTCTTGAGGTGACTTGGGGGATAATTCATTAGGAGAGGACACAATGAGGATAACTTAGTCTTGACGTTTTGTTTCGAAAAGACTTTTTTAAACCAACCGGCAAAAGACAGATTTTGGAAGTAAAGGGCATATGATCATCGACAAACGAAATTACGTCTATTGGTTAAAATTCAGAAAAGATACCGGTCCTCTCCTGAGGAGATTTTTAATCGCTACTTCTGGGTTGTTTTTTGTTGCAGCGTGTTTACATCTAACTCCCCTCTTTACGAAGTCAGGTGAAATTGATTTTATCTTTTTTGTTGTCGATTTAGGAATTTCAATTTTATTCATTATCGAATATCTATTAAAAAATAAAATTCCATTAGTCATTCGGATTCTCACATTAATCACCACTGCAATCTTCATATCCGTTCTATCTTTTTTAAGAAGTGGTTTACTTGGGACAGGTGAGATCTCACTTGCCTTTATCATCATTTCATTTTTTGTATTTTTACCTCCCATTCCCAGTTTATTGTCTGCACTATTCATTTCAATTGTTCCTGCTATTTTTGGAATTTGTGTGTACCAATCGATTATTATATTTCCAGACGAATTAGGAATACGAAATCAGAGTCCAAGAGAATGGTATTTTAAATCTGTTAGTTTAATCATTTTTTCTATACTTTCTGGTTTTTTGATCCAAAGGTTAAGAGCAAAATTAATTAAAAATATTGTATATTTAAAAGAATCTAGATCAAAAATTTTAAAATCAAAACAATATATCGACAAACTAGCATTTTACGACTCTCTCACACAATTGCCAAATCGTTATTTATTTGAAGAATCAATCAATAATAGGATTTTTTCAGGTCAGAAAGAAGCATTTGTATTACTTATTAATATCAAAGGGATTAAAGTTATAAATGCATTGCATGGAATTAGCTTTGGTGACCAGATTTTAACACTGATCGGGAGTATTCTTAAACAATACACTTCTGAAAGACCAAACACACTTGTTGCTAGTTTAGGTGGTGACGAATTTATTTTATGGATCGAAAATTCTTCTCGGACAAGGATTGAGGAAGCAATTGTAAAATTTGATTTAAACAACAATCAATCACTAACACCAGACAGACTTGGCCACAGACTCCAATACCGAGTTTCTGGAATTCATTTTCCATCAGAAGCAAATAATTTGGACGAAGTCATACGAAAACTTTCCATTGCGATGAATGTTGCTCGAGAAAAATCAATGAACC
The sequence above is a segment of the Leptospira levettii genome. Coding sequences within it:
- a CDS encoding 7TM diverse intracellular signaling domain-containing protein, translating into MRFIFLIILSGTLFSCSRWEIQKSISDESFTPQKIDYAIQSGNETNQQKLRWTPIFKNTLSLGFQSEHIYLKIKATNLTSVNKLILDLGNPHLDFIRVYEEGNPEPIKEGGDFIAHSHWDAFSKSIAFELNWPAGETKTLILETKSSSNISYLIRFYSKETFYLKENLENTILGFFYGTIFIMVIYNLFIYFILKEKAYITYSVSIFCNLLLQMYLNGILNQIFTLDHPEIHNRIGSVIVTCSAITGWTFAQQTLNLRDFNPCSNRLIQTLKFIVLFYILIPYAYLPIEIAVRIGNFIAQLFVVSVLVVALVNYSTGNKQARLFLFGWSTLLFGILMYTLMQNGVLPVNVFTIYGNQIGSTLEAGILSLALANKINELKEEKANTQAEALVTLEEKVRERTKTLDESLNLIKKDLNVAKKIQKTLFSDIKTSDPRIHFHSYYQSMSEVGGDFYDLTQVKADYYRIFVADATGHGIQAALITMAIKAEYESLKMIYDHPDDLVFHMNQIFINKYSNIQTIFTCSVCDIDLKNKQLFYASAGHPDQIHQRIYDIKLLPRTGKIIGLMDHTQYRLIEHQIEEGDRIFLFTDGIFEQFNEEKELFGEDRLYEILKENLKLSLDHTMAKVLSELSLFTDGQAKQDDITFIGCEIQSLG
- a CDS encoding gamma carbonic anhydrase family protein → MSYNQIPIFAKPFIHPNATAFGMVEFGTSVSIWPGAVVRADMNKIKLGDYVNIQDNSTLHTDSTSPISIGEWTLVGHNVMIHGCKIGRAVLVGIGSIVLDNAEIGDGSQIAAGCMIRGGKKIPPRSLVVPNGSDIKIFPGKAKPELTVAGCIEYAHLSVRFAQNIFVPFQKEEEVHFVSQAKEILTKLGI
- a CDS encoding MFS transporter; protein product: MNSFLNKIKVLGIFSITQTVFQIGTVMIMAVSALAGQTISPSPESASLPVSFVILGTLIGLVPASRFMKRQGSKYGLLLGTIIGIFGAILAAYAIWEKSFILFSIAHLLFGLHQSFIQYLRFVAMESVPTHDRASALSWILIAGIPAAFLGPLAGLQGKELFPTSLFLGCYFILIVSLSLQFLLITFLPSPSKRFTTEHELEHQESEREKVRPFSYHVRNLGLWVSILSTSFGFGLMAMLMTAVPVAMKSHGHEMHSSTLVLQWHVLGMYIPSFFSGVLVRKMTAPYLILMGVFVMGLEVVSAIQGTEFLPFAIALILLGIGWNFMYVGGTNLLVEQYHPAEKNTIQAVNDTIVYSIAILSTYSAGYLEHKIGWLSLNLVSIPFLVFVSIVTIYYVITKRKVIPHGS
- a CDS encoding class I SAM-dependent methyltransferase; protein product: MDHKEHWEIIYTEKQPNQVSWTQETPSISLQLIQNTNLPTSAKIIDVGGGESNLVDHLLELGYNHLSVLDISQNALNRCKQRLGESGKNIEWIVSDITLFQSEIKYDIWHDRAVFHFQTEPDTISKYKSNLINALNDNGQFIIGTFSDLGPKKCSGLEIKQYTEKTLTDTFSPEFSPIEFQREDHHTPFGTVQNFVFGRFQKK
- a CDS encoding acyl-CoA thioesterase produces the protein MSSPNELSPKSPQESAVETRHVVLPNDANHYGTAFGGAIMSWIDLIAVMAAQRHSGREAVTVSIDRINFITPIQIGDHVNLKAMVNYVGTTSMEVGVQVNRENPYTGEMVRATTAYLSFVALDENKKPAPVPPLKLETDLEKRRFAEGKMRIEMAKEFAAKIKASRKIS
- a CDS encoding putative bifunctional diguanylate cyclase/phosphodiesterase, yielding MIIDKRNYVYWLKFRKDTGPLLRRFLIATSGLFFVAACLHLTPLFTKSGEIDFIFFVVDLGISILFIIEYLLKNKIPLVIRILTLITTAIFISVLSFLRSGLLGTGEISLAFIIISFFVFLPPIPSLLSALFISIVPAIFGICVYQSIIIFPDELGIRNQSPREWYFKSVSLIIFSILSGFLIQRLRAKLIKNIVYLKESRSKILKSKQYIDKLAFYDSLTQLPNRYLFEESINNRIFSGQKEAFVLLINIKGIKVINALHGISFGDQILTLIGSILKQYTSERPNTLVASLGGDEFILWIENSSRTRIEEAIVKFDLNNNQSLTPDRLGHRLQYRVSGIHFPSEANNLDEVIRKLSIAMNVAREKSMNHLVWFQPEMEKKIEREQRLKNQLEKAIEFNHFKIAYQEKVDISNQSVVGLEALARWTVPELGDISPDEFIPIITKSDLIVPFGKKIFEKVVSQIPSLRKNYGNEIKVSINISPIFFLFPNFTDYIITYLNQNSINPKNLIFEITEDIFIDEIETIQSIVSNLRSNGISVSLDDFGKGYSSLHYMQKIQFDELKIDKSFLDDIETSDRNFLLLESICHLADSLGLKTIAEGIEREEQIQSLKKTSCHIVQGYFYSKPKILFE